A stretch of Tenrec ecaudatus isolate mTenEca1 chromosome 2, mTenEca1.hap1, whole genome shotgun sequence DNA encodes these proteins:
- the LOC142439386 gene encoding protocadherin beta-10-like, with amino-acid sequence MEAEWLRFPRQRQVLFIVLFWGITLTAPGFGLYLVTEELERGSFVANLAKDLGLTEGELAARDARVVSDDNKQHLLLDSHSGDLFTNEKLDRETLCGSLEPCMLYFQILLDNPFQIHRAELRIEDINDHSPVFQDKEMVLKILENTAKGATFQLERAQDPDGGLNSIQKYVINPSPFFHIKITESEEGLIYPELVLDKALDWEEQREMILTLTALDGGSPPKSGTTTVRIMVIDVNDNAPQFEKALYETQVKESSPIGSLIVKVSAGDADSGINGEVSYSFFDVSEDIRANFQINPSSGEIILKALLDYELVKSYKINVKAIDGGSLSGKCTIFVQVLDTNDNPPELIMSSLSNYVAENAPETILAVFRIRDRDSGVNGKMICSIQDDLPFLLKPSSENFHILLTEGGLDRESTAEYNVTITVTDLGSPRLKTEHTIRVLVSDVNDNAPTFTQTSYTLFIRENNSPGLHLGTVSATDRDAGTNAQVTYSLLPPRDPHLALTSLVSIHAEQGHLFALQALDFEALRAFEFRVGAADAGSPALSSEALVRVVVVDDNDHAPLVLYPPAPNGSAPCPELVPRAAEEGYLVSKVVAVDGDAGQNAWLSYQLLKATEPGLFRVWAHNGEVRTARPLGERDAAQHRLVVLVQDHGEPALSASVTLHVLLVDGFSQPYLPRPEGARDEAQADWLTVYLVIALASVSSLFLCSVLLFVALRLCRRRRAAWEGGCSVTEGHFPGHFVGVSGTGTLSQSYQYEVCLTGGSEASEFKFLNPIVPNIQAPDPESNSEESSNFRNSFGFNIQ; translated from the coding sequence ATGGAGGCAGAATGGCTGCGCTTCCCAAGACAAAGGCAAGTCCTGTTTATTGTTCTCTTTTGGGGCATAACCCTGACCGCACCTGGGTTTGGACTTTATTTGGTGACAGAGGAATTAGAGAGAGGATCTTTTGTGGCCAATTTGGCAAAGGATCTAGGGCTAACCGAGGGGGAGCTTGCAGCAAGGGATGCTCGGGTGGTCTCTGATGATAACAAACAGCACTTGCTCCTGGATTCTCACTCTGGGGATTTGTTCACAAACGAGAAACTGGACCGGGAGACGCTGTGCGGCTCCTTAGAACCCTGTATGCTATATTTCCAAATTTTACTGGATAACCCCTTTCAAATTCACCGTGCTGAGCTGAGGATTGAGGATATAAATGACCATTCACCAGTATTTCAGGACAAAGAGATGGTCTTAAAAATACTAGAAAATACAGCCAAAGGGGCAACATTTCAACTAGAAAGAGCACAGGATCCAGATGGAGGGCTTAACAGTATCCAAAAGTATGTCATCAACCCCAGCCCtttttttcatattaaaattACTGAGAGTGAAGAAGGATTAATATACCCAGAGCTAGTACTGGACAAAGCATTGGACTGGGAGGAGCAGCGTGAGATGATATTAACTCTCACGGCACTGGATGGAGGATCTCCACCCAAGTCTGGGACCACAACTGTACGCATTATGGTCATTGACGTTAATGACAATGCCCCCCAATTTGAGAAGGCGCTGTATGAGACCCAGGTTAAAGAGAGCAGTCCCATAGGGTCCTTAATTGTTAAGGTCTCTGCAGGAGATGCAGATTCTGGAATCAATGGGGAAGTGTCCTATTCATTTTTTGATGTTTCCGAAGATATCAGAGCAAACTTTCAAATCAATCCTTCATCTGGGGAAATCATCCTGAAAGCGTTGCTTGATTATGAGCTAGTAAAGTCTTACAAAATAAATGTTAAAGCCATAGATGGTGGGAGCCTTTCTGGGAAATGTACTATTTTTGTCCAAGTACTGGACACCAATGACAACCCCCCTGAACTGATCATGTCGTCACTTTCCAACTACGTTGCTGAGAACGCTCCTGAGACCATACTGGCTGTTTTTAGAATAAGAGACAGAGACTCTGGAGTAAATGGAAAGATGATTTGCTCCATTCAAGATGATCTACCTTTCCTACTGAAACCCTCCTCAGAGAACTTCCACATTCTACTGACAGAGGGAGGCCTTGACAGAGAGAGCACAGCTGAGTACAACGTGACCATCACAGTCACCGACTTGGGGTCCCCCAGGCTCAAAACCGAGCACACCATCAGGGTGCTGGTCTCCGACGTCAATGACAACGCGCCCACCTTCACCcaaacctcctacaccctcttcatccGCGAGAACAACAGCCCCGGCCTGCACCTGGGCACAGTCAGCGCCACAGACAGAGACGCGGGCACCAACGCCCAAGTCACCTACTCCCTGCTGCCGCCCCGCGACCCGCACCTCGCGCTCACCTCCCTCGTGTCCATCCACGCGGAGCAGGGGCACCTGTTCGCGCTGCAGGCGCTGGACTTCGAGGCGCTGCGCGCCTTCGAGTTCCGCGTGGGCGCGGCGGACGCGGGCTCCCCGGCGCTGAGCAGCGAGGCGCTTGtgcgagtggtggtggtggacgaCAACGACCACGCGCCCCTGGTGCTGTACCCGCCAGCGCCCAATGGCTCTGCGCCCTGCCCAGAGCTGGTGCCCAGGGCGGCCGAGGAGGGCTACCTGGTGAGCAAGGTGGTGGCGGTGGACGGCGACGCGGGCCAGAACGCCTGGCTGTCCTACCAGCTGCTCAAGGCCACGGAGCCAGGGCTGTTCCGCGTGTGGGCGCACAATGGCGAGGTGCGCACCGCCAGGCCGCTGGGCGAGCGCGACGCGGCgcagcacaggctggtggtgctggtgcaggaccatggcGAGCCAGCCCTGTCTGCCAGCGTCACGCTGCACGTGCTGCTGGTGGATGGCTTCTCGCAGCCCTACCTGCCGCGGCCCGAGGGCGCCCGCGACGAGGCGCAGGCCGACTGGCTCACGGTCTACCTGGTCATTGCGTTGGCCTCTGTGTCTTCGCTCTtcctctgctctgtgctcctgtttGTGGCCCTGAGActgtgcaggaggaggagggctgcctgggagggtggCTGTTCAGTGACAGAGGGCCACTTCCCGGGCCACTTCGTTGGCGTGAGTGGCACGGGCACCCTGTCCCAGAGCTACCAGTATGAGGTGTGTCTGACAGGAGGCTCAGAGGCCAGCGAGTTCAAGTTTCTGAATCCGATTGTGCCCAATATTCAGGCACCTGACCCTGAGAGCAATAGTGAAGAAAGCTCCAACTTTCGAAATAGTTTTGGATTTAATATTCAGTAA